A single genomic interval of Rhodopseudomonas palustris harbors:
- a CDS encoding response regulator — translation MATILTVDDSPSIRQMIKVTLEPAGHSVVEAGDGAQGLSKAQATKVDLVITDLNMPVMNGLELIKALRKQPNLVGLPIVFLTTESNDAVKQEAKSCGATGWITKPFKPEQLLSVVSKLVRS, via the coding sequence ATGGCCACGATCCTCACCGTCGACGATTCCCCCAGCATCCGCCAGATGATCAAGGTGACGCTCGAGCCGGCCGGCCACAGCGTCGTCGAAGCCGGCGACGGCGCCCAGGGCCTGTCGAAGGCGCAGGCCACCAAGGTCGACCTCGTCATCACCGACCTCAACATGCCGGTGATGAACGGTCTCGAACTGATCAAGGCGCTCCGCAAGCAGCCCAACCTGGTCGGCCTGCCGATCGTGTTTCTCACCACCGAGTCCAATGACGCGGTCAAGCAGGAGGCCAAGAGCTGCGGTGCCACCGGCTGGATCACCAAGCCGTTCAAGCCGGAGCAACTGCTCTCCGTTGTGAGCAAGCTGGTGCGGTCATGA
- a CDS encoding HAMP domain-containing methyl-accepting chemotaxis protein produces the protein MRLTVKAKLAGAFGVVILLSAITGGIAYVKLTQLAETSEGLVSRSQRIDKAGELQNNILYQTRAQRDIIIASTEAELQKVADEVKQYRKDALRIRDEIAAVATEAGKRMIEKFSTAYDKMNATEDQIIKFGTLNSNNRGAQLWTSEGAPVVKDWSEAVDSSLAEARKLPVSAERANALISILSIRADGEAVQKDLALSFYASNLEDLSSTIKALGDATERLRSSSQQSVAALSAVGLSSSAITSQSERFAKIAGRVSDIVKEGGNIRAAALAGTEGRATSMVAIQAATDYVNYVKKAMAEMSEQAASDAANAKLLLISIVIASLLAAVASALWIAINISRGLAQAVELANAVAIGDLSHKINSTSDDEVGDLVKSLNAMTANLNATAGVADEIARGNLTIEAKRLSEKDTLGIALEQMVEKLRQIVSEALTAAQNVSAGSQELSASAEQLSQGATEQASSAEEASSSMEEMAANIKQNAENASQTEKIAAQSAKDAEASGTAVGRAVQAMQTIAEKITIVQEIARQTDLLALNAAVEAARAGEHGKGFAVVASEVRKLAERSQASATEIGELSGETVKVAQEAGEMLAKLVPDIKKTSELVQEISSACREQDVGSSQINQAIQQLDKVGQQNASASEQVSSTSEELASQAEQLQSTIAFFRIDQDKSKAHGAPIDKAVNQLRAKAAHMASVDRGTKKPQAAKPQRQLKAAGGGGGFAFALGDGEDDRDADFQR, from the coding sequence ATGAGACTAACTGTTAAAGCAAAGCTGGCCGGCGCCTTTGGTGTCGTGATCCTGCTGTCCGCCATCACCGGCGGAATCGCCTACGTCAAGCTGACGCAACTGGCTGAGACCTCGGAAGGCCTGGTGTCGCGCTCGCAGCGGATCGACAAGGCCGGCGAACTGCAGAACAACATTCTGTACCAGACCCGCGCCCAGCGCGACATCATCATCGCGTCGACCGAAGCGGAACTGCAGAAGGTCGCCGACGAGGTGAAGCAGTATCGCAAGGATGCTCTTCGTATCCGCGACGAGATCGCTGCAGTTGCCACCGAGGCCGGCAAGCGGATGATCGAGAAGTTTTCGACCGCGTACGACAAGATGAACGCGACCGAAGACCAGATCATCAAGTTCGGTACGCTCAATTCCAACAATCGCGGCGCCCAGCTCTGGACCAGTGAAGGTGCGCCGGTCGTCAAGGATTGGAGCGAGGCGGTCGACAGCTCGCTCGCGGAAGCGCGCAAGCTGCCGGTGTCGGCCGAGCGTGCGAACGCGCTGATCTCGATCCTGTCGATTCGCGCGGATGGTGAGGCGGTCCAGAAGGATCTGGCGCTGTCGTTCTATGCGTCGAACCTCGAAGACCTCTCCTCCACCATCAAGGCGCTTGGCGACGCCACCGAGCGTCTGCGGTCGAGCTCGCAGCAGAGCGTCGCGGCGCTGTCTGCCGTCGGCCTGTCGTCGTCGGCCATCACCAGCCAGTCCGAACGCTTCGCCAAGATCGCCGGCCGCGTCTCCGACATCGTCAAGGAAGGCGGCAACATTCGCGCCGCGGCGCTGGCCGGGACCGAAGGCCGGGCGACCTCGATGGTCGCGATCCAGGCTGCGACCGACTACGTCAACTACGTCAAGAAGGCGATGGCCGAGATGAGCGAGCAGGCGGCGTCCGACGCTGCCAACGCCAAGCTGCTGCTGATCAGCATCGTGATCGCGTCTCTGCTGGCGGCTGTCGCTTCCGCGCTCTGGATCGCCATCAACATCAGCCGGGGCCTGGCGCAGGCGGTGGAGCTCGCCAATGCGGTTGCGATCGGCGATCTCAGCCACAAGATCAATTCCACGAGCGATGACGAAGTCGGCGATCTGGTGAAGTCGCTGAACGCGATGACCGCCAACCTCAATGCGACCGCCGGCGTCGCCGACGAGATCGCCCGCGGCAACCTCACGATCGAGGCCAAGCGGCTGTCGGAGAAGGACACCCTGGGCATCGCGCTGGAGCAGATGGTCGAGAAGCTGCGCCAGATCGTGTCGGAAGCGCTCACTGCGGCTCAGAACGTCTCCGCGGGCAGCCAGGAACTGTCGGCCAGCGCCGAGCAGCTGTCGCAGGGCGCCACCGAGCAGGCATCGTCGGCCGAAGAAGCTTCGTCGTCGATGGAAGAGATGGCGGCGAACATCAAGCAGAATGCCGAGAACGCCAGCCAGACCGAAAAGATCGCCGCGCAGTCCGCCAAGGATGCCGAAGCCAGCGGCACCGCCGTGGGTCGTGCGGTTCAGGCGATGCAGACGATCGCCGAGAAGATCACCATCGTGCAGGAGATCGCTCGTCAGACCGACCTTCTGGCGCTCAACGCCGCGGTCGAAGCCGCCCGCGCCGGCGAACACGGCAAGGGCTTCGCGGTGGTCGCTTCGGAAGTCCGCAAGCTCGCCGAACGCAGCCAAGCGTCGGCGACCGAAATCGGCGAACTGTCCGGCGAGACCGTGAAGGTCGCGCAGGAAGCCGGCGAGATGCTCGCCAAGCTGGTGCCGGACATCAAGAAGACCTCGGAGCTGGTGCAGGAGATCTCCTCGGCCTGCCGCGAACAGGACGTCGGTTCGTCGCAGATCAACCAGGCGATCCAGCAGCTCGACAAGGTCGGCCAGCAGAATGCCAGCGCCTCCGAGCAGGTCTCTTCGACCTCGGAAGAACTCGCTTCGCAGGCCGAGCAGCTGCAGTCGACCATCGCGTTCTTCCGCATCGACCAGGACAAGTCGAAGGCGCACGGCGCGCCGATCGACAAGGCCGTCAACCAGCTCCGTGCCAAGGCCGCCCACATGGCTTCGGTCGACCGTGGCACCAAGAAGCCGCAGGCCGCCAAGCCGCAGCGCCAGCTGAAGGCCGCGGGGGGCGGCGGTGGCTTCGCCTTCGCGCTCGGTGACGGCGAAGACGATCGCGACGCTGACTTCCAGCGCTGA
- a CDS encoding chemotaxis protein CheW has product MAETAQYLTLGLAGETFGMAIRNVREILDMRPISRLPHAPEFMLGMIDVRGTGYPILDLRLKLDLPAVPPTEATRIIILDVPVAGRVVGVGFVADCVYEVTDIEESSLEQVPDVGGKWKSDYIAGIGRKGDRFVIIFDLARLMAGTDVSAGAAETPSNDLAA; this is encoded by the coding sequence ATGGCCGAAACCGCGCAATATCTGACGCTCGGACTCGCCGGAGAAACGTTCGGCATGGCGATCCGCAACGTTCGCGAAATCCTCGATATGCGGCCGATCTCCCGGCTGCCGCACGCGCCGGAGTTCATGCTCGGCATGATCGACGTGCGCGGCACCGGTTATCCGATCCTCGATCTTCGGCTGAAGCTCGATCTGCCGGCTGTGCCGCCGACCGAGGCGACCCGCATCATCATTCTCGACGTGCCGGTCGCCGGCCGCGTCGTCGGCGTCGGCTTCGTCGCCGACTGTGTCTACGAAGTCACCGACATCGAGGAGAGCTCGCTGGAGCAGGTCCCCGACGTCGGCGGCAAGTGGAAGTCGGACTACATCGCCGGCATCGGTCGCAAGGGCGATCGCTTCGTCATCATCTTCGATCTGGCGCGCCTCATGGCCGGCACCGACGTGTCGGCCGGTGCCGCCGAGACCCCATCGAACGACCTGGCGGCTTGA
- a CDS encoding STAS domain-containing protein — MTFDPTEAGAALRLPSDCSISSIRSIHETIQEALGRQGPLEIDCSKVNRADLTSIQLLLSTAKTGEAQGRPVVLTELSEVLLNTIQRAGFTGDEIIDKHFPQKKGGS; from the coding sequence ATGACGTTTGATCCCACCGAAGCGGGAGCCGCGCTTCGGCTTCCTTCCGACTGTAGTATCTCTTCCATCCGAAGTATCCACGAGACGATCCAGGAAGCGCTCGGCCGCCAAGGTCCGCTGGAGATCGACTGTTCAAAAGTGAACAGGGCCGATCTCACCTCGATCCAGCTTCTGCTGTCGACCGCCAAGACCGGAGAGGCTCAGGGCCGCCCGGTGGTGCTGACAGAACTCTCCGAGGTCCTTCTCAACACCATTCAGCGCGCCGGCTTCACCGGCGACGAAATAATCGACAAGCATTTCCCGCAAAAGAAAGGTGGCTCGTAA
- a CDS encoding chemotaxis protein CheA has protein sequence MTTIDPAAVFRQEAAELFEVLEAALLDLGQNPDDRELVDSAFRALHTIKGSGAMFGFDKVATFTHEFETAFERVRKGEIKPTQDLVSVALAAKDFIRALIETPDEADAIIGEAILADLSRFVSPTEAVEAPVSSPAQEPAPAPVSERRQVGWHLRFEFDSQILRNGSNPLDLLDDLSKLGSCFAMPLTDGIPFLDELVPEDCYLKWDVSLHSDCDKAAIDDVFMFVQDEMQLSLEPLFEGETPQPVPVLELPDVSILPPEPPQAAEETKPAPQAATAAPAAPTVERRSGEPRRADDRGIATVRVQAERLDELMDRVGELVIAQARLTQLAASGNDISIKLIAEEIERLASSLRDTTMGARMVPIGSLFGRFRRLVHDLSRDLGKPVEFITSGEDTELDKTMIECLADPLVHLIRNAIDHGIEAPAARVAAGKPEQGRIELAAVHAGAQVLVTVKDNGGGLNTARIRAKAEEQGLIAPGATASDQEVHQFLFHPGFSTAQTVSALSGRGVGMDVVKRTIENMRGSIDLSTVPGDGTTVTLRLPLTLAIIEGLLIRVGSGRYIIPLSAVEECVELTAEDERSRSRNFLNVRGNLVPFLRLRQIFDADGEPDQHQKTIIISTGETRVGLVADQIIGNHQTVIKSLSKLHSDVTMFSGATILGDGTAALILDVVQLVGLAQAQSEKQMSEAA, from the coding sequence ATGACCACGATCGATCCGGCAGCCGTCTTCCGCCAAGAGGCGGCCGAGCTGTTCGAGGTGCTGGAAGCGGCGCTGCTCGATCTCGGCCAGAATCCCGACGACCGTGAACTGGTCGACTCCGCGTTTCGCGCCCTGCACACCATCAAGGGGTCGGGCGCGATGTTCGGGTTCGACAAGGTCGCCACCTTCACCCACGAATTCGAGACCGCGTTCGAGCGCGTCCGCAAGGGCGAGATCAAGCCGACTCAGGACCTGGTCTCGGTCGCGCTGGCCGCCAAGGATTTCATCCGCGCGCTGATCGAAACGCCGGACGAGGCCGATGCAATCATCGGCGAAGCAATCCTGGCCGATCTCAGCCGATTCGTTTCGCCGACCGAAGCCGTCGAAGCCCCCGTATCGTCGCCCGCGCAGGAGCCTGCACCTGCGCCGGTGTCTGAGCGTCGCCAGGTCGGCTGGCATCTTCGCTTCGAATTCGACTCCCAGATCCTGCGCAACGGGTCCAACCCGCTCGACCTGCTCGACGACCTCAGCAAGCTCGGCTCCTGCTTCGCGATGCCGCTGACCGATGGCATTCCGTTCCTCGACGAGCTGGTGCCCGAGGATTGTTATCTGAAGTGGGACGTCTCGCTGCATTCGGATTGCGACAAGGCCGCGATCGACGACGTCTTCATGTTCGTCCAGGACGAGATGCAGCTGTCGCTGGAGCCGCTGTTCGAAGGCGAAACCCCGCAGCCGGTGCCGGTGCTCGAACTGCCCGACGTTTCCATTCTGCCGCCGGAGCCACCTCAGGCTGCGGAGGAGACCAAGCCCGCGCCGCAGGCCGCGACCGCAGCGCCAGCCGCGCCGACCGTGGAGCGCCGCAGCGGCGAGCCGCGCCGCGCCGACGATCGCGGCATCGCCACCGTCCGGGTTCAGGCCGAACGGCTCGACGAGCTGATGGATCGGGTTGGCGAGCTGGTGATCGCTCAAGCGCGCCTGACCCAACTCGCAGCTTCCGGCAACGATATCTCGATCAAGCTGATCGCCGAAGAGATCGAACGCCTCGCCTCCAGCCTGCGCGACACCACGATGGGTGCCCGCATGGTCCCGATCGGCTCGCTGTTCGGCCGCTTCCGCCGCTTGGTGCACGATCTGTCGCGCGATCTCGGCAAGCCGGTGGAATTCATCACCTCGGGTGAGGACACCGAACTCGACAAGACGATGATCGAGTGCCTGGCTGATCCGCTCGTCCATCTGATCCGCAACGCGATCGACCACGGTATCGAAGCGCCGGCCGCGCGGGTCGCCGCCGGCAAGCCGGAGCAGGGCCGGATCGAACTCGCCGCCGTGCATGCCGGCGCCCAGGTCCTCGTGACCGTGAAGGACAATGGCGGCGGGCTGAACACCGCGCGCATCCGCGCCAAGGCGGAAGAGCAGGGATTGATCGCGCCGGGGGCTACCGCCTCCGACCAGGAAGTCCATCAGTTCCTCTTCCACCCCGGCTTCTCGACGGCGCAGACCGTTTCGGCGCTGTCGGGGCGCGGCGTCGGCATGGACGTGGTCAAGCGCACCATCGAGAACATGCGCGGGTCGATCGACCTGTCGACGGTGCCGGGTGACGGCACCACCGTCACGCTGCGCCTGCCGCTGACGCTCGCGATCATCGAAGGTCTGCTGATCCGCGTCGGCAGCGGCCGCTACATCATTCCGCTGTCAGCGGTGGAAGAGTGCGTCGAACTCACCGCCGAGGACGAGCGTTCGCGCAGCCGCAACTTCCTCAACGTCCGCGGCAACCTCGTGCCGTTCCTGCGCCTCCGCCAAATCTTCGACGCGGACGGCGAACCGGACCAGCACCAGAAGACGATCATCATTTCGACCGGCGAGACCCGCGTCGGTCTGGTGGCCGATCAGATCATCGGCAACCACCAGACTGTCATCAAATCACTGTCGAAGCTGCACTCCGACGTCACGATGTTCTCCGGTGCCACCATCCTGGGTGACGGAACGGCAGCGCTGATCCTCGACGTCGTGCAGCTCGTCGGTCTCGCCCAGGCGCAATCCGAAAAGCAGATGAGCGAGGCAGCCTGA
- a CDS encoding HD-GYP domain-containing protein: protein MLIQALVVDDSRSALDYLKRTIEADGQVHVIAFTDPLEALSSARNIDIDIVFADYEMPKMDGISLIRRLRSLPKFSDIPIVMITSIESDEVRLQALDAGATDFLPKRPKSLETQVRLRNMIRLGSAVRKLNDRAALLASEVARATHALQEREEEIILRLALSVEYRDNDTGDHTLRVAKYSRMIAEGLGLPERLCRDIYLAAPLHDVGKVATPDHILLKPGKLTPDEIAVMQTHTTIGASILAGSRCELIQLAADIAIGHHERWDGKGYPNKLKGAEIPIAARIVAVADVFDALATARPYKVAMPLPVARQHLENGRGQHFDPTCVDVFLARWDEVVAIATERLKLQQTHDAPLQPSPPPDAREPTITLPASNRKAGQTGLVPSE from the coding sequence ATGCTTATTCAAGCACTGGTTGTGGACGATAGTCGGTCCGCGTTGGATTACTTGAAGCGAACGATCGAGGCAGACGGGCAAGTCCACGTCATCGCCTTCACCGATCCGCTAGAGGCGCTGTCGTCGGCCCGCAACATCGACATCGACATCGTCTTTGCCGACTATGAAATGCCGAAGATGGACGGCATCAGCCTGATCCGCAGACTTCGGTCGCTGCCGAAATTCTCCGACATTCCGATCGTGATGATCACCTCGATCGAGAGCGACGAGGTACGGCTGCAGGCGCTCGATGCCGGCGCGACCGACTTCCTGCCGAAGCGGCCCAAGAGCCTGGAGACCCAGGTCCGGCTGCGCAACATGATCCGGCTCGGCTCCGCGGTTCGCAAGCTGAACGACCGCGCCGCGCTGCTGGCGAGCGAGGTGGCGCGCGCCACGCACGCGCTGCAGGAGCGGGAGGAAGAGATCATTCTTCGGCTGGCGCTGTCGGTCGAGTATCGCGACAACGACACCGGCGATCACACCCTCAGGGTCGCAAAGTACAGCCGGATGATCGCGGAAGGATTAGGACTGCCGGAAAGGCTGTGCCGCGACATCTATCTGGCCGCCCCGCTGCACGATGTCGGCAAGGTCGCCACGCCCGACCATATTCTCCTCAAGCCGGGCAAGCTGACGCCGGACGAGATCGCCGTGATGCAGACTCACACCACGATCGGCGCATCGATTCTCGCCGGCAGCCGATGCGAACTCATTCAGCTCGCCGCCGACATCGCGATCGGCCATCACGAGCGGTGGGACGGCAAAGGCTACCCGAACAAACTGAAGGGTGCCGAGATTCCGATCGCGGCCCGAATCGTCGCAGTCGCCGACGTGTTCGATGCGCTGGCGACCGCGCGTCCATATAAAGTCGCCATGCCGCTCCCGGTGGCGCGGCAGCACCTCGAAAACGGGCGCGGACAGCACTTCGATCCGACCTGCGTCGACGTTTTCCTGGCGCGCTGGGACGAGGTCGTCGCAATTGCCACGGAGCGATTGAAGCTGCAGCAGACGCACGACGCGCCGCTGCAGCCATCACCCCCCCCGGACGCTCGGGAGCCGACGATCACACTGCCGGCGTCGAATCGGAAAGCGGGCCAAACGGGCTTGGTCCCGTCCGAATAG
- a CDS encoding TOBE domain-containing protein produces MADNKIDAYLVLRSGGRLLAGRDRIHLLEAVAEHGSISKAAKAMGLSYKTAWEAVDAINNLLPTPAFLTRTSGRVGGAADITPEGRRLITVFHRLEEHLTKISTLIAEEGLEEIGDALLWASGFKVSARNKFIVEVISIRRWPVDVEVELKVSDDLTIHATITNAAAEQLDLAPGRKALALIKAPFVRLVTPDEASKLRRNVFRGVVKRRVDAEVHSEVNLDIGGGKTIVAVVPRQDAEDLGIAENAEAAVTFEADHVIIAVQ; encoded by the coding sequence ATGGCAGACAACAAGATCGACGCATATCTGGTGTTGCGCAGCGGTGGACGGCTTCTGGCGGGTCGGGACCGCATCCACCTGCTCGAGGCCGTCGCCGAACACGGCAGCATCAGCAAGGCCGCCAAAGCGATGGGTCTGAGTTACAAGACCGCCTGGGAAGCCGTCGACGCCATCAACAATCTGCTGCCGACGCCGGCGTTCCTGACCCGAACCAGCGGCCGCGTCGGTGGTGCCGCGGACATCACCCCGGAAGGGCGGCGGTTGATCACTGTCTTCCACCGACTTGAAGAGCATCTGACGAAGATCTCGACGCTGATCGCGGAAGAAGGGCTGGAGGAAATCGGCGACGCGCTGTTGTGGGCGAGCGGCTTCAAGGTCTCGGCGCGCAACAAGTTCATCGTCGAGGTCATCAGCATCCGGCGCTGGCCGGTTGACGTCGAGGTCGAACTCAAAGTGTCGGACGACCTCACCATCCACGCGACGATCACCAACGCCGCTGCCGAACAGCTCGATCTTGCGCCCGGCCGCAAGGCGCTTGCGCTGATCAAGGCGCCGTTCGTGCGCCTCGTCACGCCCGACGAGGCGTCGAAGCTGCGCCGCAACGTGTTTCGCGGCGTGGTCAAGCGCAGGGTCGACGCCGAGGTGCACTCGGAAGTGAATCTCGACATCGGGGGCGGCAAGACCATCGTTGCGGTGGTCCCGCGCCAGGATGCCGAAGATCTCGGAATCGCGGAGAACGCCGAGGCCGCTGTGACCTTCGAAGCCGATCACGTCATCATCGCAGTCCAATAA
- a CDS encoding chemotaxis protein CheW — MSSDRVQGATDGDADAMQVVMIGLGDEKFAIDAGLVREIIDPIPATKVAGAKAFVPGVINVRGNVIPFADLRIRFGMPVQTHTADSRIVVLEVRLDNEAVLVGVSADRVYEVTEISRTDVQQTPRVGMHWKPEYIRFITKWRDEFVVVPNMERILN, encoded by the coding sequence ATGAGTAGCGATCGGGTTCAGGGCGCAACCGACGGCGATGCCGACGCGATGCAGGTGGTGATGATCGGACTCGGCGACGAGAAGTTCGCGATCGACGCCGGCCTCGTCCGCGAGATCATCGATCCGATCCCGGCCACCAAGGTCGCCGGCGCAAAGGCGTTCGTGCCGGGGGTGATCAACGTCCGCGGCAACGTCATTCCGTTCGCCGACCTACGCATCCGCTTCGGCATGCCGGTGCAAACCCACACGGCCGACAGCCGCATCGTGGTGCTTGAAGTCCGCCTCGACAACGAGGCGGTGCTGGTCGGCGTCAGTGCCGACCGCGTCTACGAAGTCACCGAGATTTCGCGCACCGACGTGCAGCAGACCCCGCGCGTCGGCATGCATTGGAAGCCGGAATACATCCGCTTCATCACCAAGTGGCGCGACGAATTCGTCGTCGTGCCGAACATGGAACGGATCCTGAATTGA
- a CDS encoding CheR family methyltransferase, with translation MVHAKRQLSDRQFRSLAELIEDQVGIKMPNAKRLMLEGRLHKRVRALNYSGVSEYVDNLFDKAVLDDELTHLIDVVTTNKTDFFREPQHFDFLKTVAVPELLKLPNRKSNDLKVWSAACSTGMEAYTTAMVLDDMVRAGSRFQFRILGTDISTAVLRVATAAIYNREVTAPVPPQFVERYFLTSRDRSREEVRVVPELRRLTNFTRMNLMDSSYPVDRDVDVIFCRNVLIYFDRETQRKVVEQLCSHLRPGGYLLVGHSESMIHSALPKLRQVQPTVFKL, from the coding sequence ATGGTCCACGCCAAACGCCAATTATCCGACAGGCAATTCCGTTCCCTTGCCGAACTGATCGAAGACCAGGTCGGCATCAAGATGCCGAACGCCAAGCGTCTGATGCTCGAGGGACGGCTGCACAAGCGCGTGCGCGCACTGAACTATTCGGGCGTCAGCGAGTATGTCGACAATTTGTTCGACAAGGCGGTGCTGGACGATGAGCTGACGCATCTGATCGATGTCGTCACCACCAACAAGACCGACTTCTTCCGCGAACCGCAGCATTTCGACTTTCTGAAGACGGTCGCGGTTCCGGAGTTGTTGAAGCTTCCGAACCGCAAGTCCAACGATCTGAAGGTCTGGAGTGCGGCCTGTTCGACCGGCATGGAGGCCTACACCACTGCGATGGTGCTCGACGATATGGTGCGGGCCGGTTCGCGGTTTCAGTTCCGGATCCTCGGCACCGATATTTCGACCGCCGTGCTGCGCGTCGCCACCGCGGCGATCTACAATCGCGAGGTCACCGCGCCGGTGCCGCCGCAATTCGTCGAGCGTTACTTCCTGACCTCGCGCGACCGCAGCCGGGAAGAGGTGCGGGTGGTGCCGGAGCTGCGGCGTCTGACCAATTTTACGCGGATGAACCTGATGGATTCGTCCTATCCGGTGGACCGCGACGTCGACGTCATCTTCTGCCGCAACGTGCTGATCTATTTCGATCGTGAAACCCAGCGCAAAGTGGTCGAGCAGTTGTGCTCGCATCTACGCCCGGGCGGTTACCTGCTTGTCGGCCATTCCGAGTCGATGATTCACAGCGCCCTGCCGAAGTTAAGGCAGGTTCAACCAACCGTCTTTAAACTGTAG